The following are from one region of the Halarcobacter sp. genome:
- a CDS encoding ArsC/Spx/MgsR family protein, whose amino-acid sequence MFYVKKSITFYEKPGCAGNKKQKELLMANGIEFEVKSMLSTNWDTTTLNSFFEGLEKNQIINQFAPQVKSGEINIEKYSKDELVELMIKEPILIKRPLIQVDDTKICGFDIPKLNSALNQELDTKKEIGTCQSSDSCTSV is encoded by the coding sequence ATGTTTTATGTAAAAAAGAGTATTACATTTTATGAAAAACCCGGATGTGCAGGTAATAAAAAACAAAAAGAGCTATTAATGGCAAATGGCATTGAGTTTGAAGTAAAATCGATGCTTTCAACAAACTGGGATACTACTACACTGAATAGTTTTTTTGAGGGCTTAGAAAAAAATCAGATAATAAATCAATTTGCCCCGCAAGTTAAAAGTGGCGAGATAAATATAGAAAAGTATTCAAAAGATGAGTTAGTAGAACTTATGATAAAAGAACCAATTCTTATAAAAAGACCACTTATCCAAGTTGATGATACAAAAATATGTGGTTTTGACATTCCTAAATTAAACAGTGCCTTAAATCAAGAGTTAGATACTAAAAAAGAGATTGGTACTTGTCAAAGCAGTGATTCATGCACAAGTGTTTAG
- the greA gene encoding transcription elongation factor GreA yields the protein MENSLITEYGYKNFVKEFKNLAQIEKPYWVKEKEIAAQHGDRSENAEYISAKEQIRNIDKRLRFLEKIINNTKVIETTKIPHDKVNFGSKVILENLDTEQTKEYIIVGTFETNPSNNFISNISPLGRVLLGKKVGDEFEFEINNETVEYEVLKVEMYNFE from the coding sequence ATGGAAAATAGTTTAATTACAGAATATGGATATAAAAACTTTGTTAAAGAGTTTAAAAATCTTGCCCAAATTGAAAAACCTTATTGGGTAAAAGAGAAAGAGATAGCTGCACAACATGGTGACAGAAGTGAAAATGCAGAATATATCTCAGCTAAAGAACAGATTCGAAATATTGATAAAAGACTTAGATTTTTAGAAAAAATTATCAATAATACAAAAGTAATAGAAACTACAAAAATCCCCCATGATAAAGTTAATTTTGGTTCAAAAGTTATTCTAGAAAATTTAGATACAGAACAAACAAAAGAGTATATTATTGTTGGTACTTTTGAAACAAATCCTTCAAACAATTTTATATCAAATATTTCACCCCTTGGTAGAGTATTGCTTGGGAAAAAAGTTGGTGATGAGTTTGAGTTTGAAATCAACAATGAAACAGTAGAATATGAAGTTTTAAAAGTAGAGATGTACAATTTTGAATAA
- a CDS encoding class I SAM-dependent methyltransferase: MNKIEKLNQIIEKNLEYKTKEFKRVFHGRGNFYNFYESLTVDSIDTILLICFYKEYEDEKELIELFNNIFKAYNFKTLVIQKRYLDKQPHEILQGKLEEKNYIYENGLKFSINFDNRNLGLFPDMKIGREYIKEISKDKNVLNLFSYTCAFSVYALAGGAKQVVNVDMAKGALSTGRENHHLNNLDTKKVKFLPFNILKSWSKIKKFAPYDVIIIDPPSFQKGSFAATKDYEKIIRRLNELASDDCVVLSCLNAPELDTTFIKNIFEENALDFKFVKRLDNLENFPSNDDEKSLKNLIFKKENNG, encoded by the coding sequence TTGAATAAAATAGAAAAATTAAATCAAATAATAGAAAAAAATTTAGAATATAAAACAAAAGAGTTTAAAAGAGTTTTTCATGGAAGAGGGAACTTTTATAACTTTTATGAATCACTTACTGTAGATAGTATCGACACTATTCTTCTTATATGTTTTTATAAAGAGTATGAAGATGAAAAAGAGCTAATTGAACTTTTTAATAATATATTTAAAGCATACAATTTCAAAACTTTAGTAATCCAAAAACGCTATTTAGATAAACAACCCCATGAAATATTACAAGGGAAATTAGAAGAAAAAAACTATATTTATGAAAATGGTTTAAAGTTTAGCATCAATTTTGATAATAGAAATTTAGGGCTTTTCCCTGATATGAAAATAGGTAGAGAGTATATAAAAGAGATATCAAAAGATAAAAATGTATTAAATCTTTTTTCTTATACTTGTGCTTTTTCTGTATATGCTCTTGCTGGTGGTGCAAAACAAGTTGTAAATGTTGATATGGCAAAAGGTGCTTTATCAACAGGAAGAGAAAACCATCATCTAAATAATTTGGATACAAAAAAAGTAAAGTTTTTACCTTTTAATATTTTAAAATCATGGAGCAAAATAAAAAAATTTGCACCATATGATGTGATAATAATTGACCCACCTTCTTTTCAAAAAGGAAGTTTTGCTGCAACTAAAGATTATGAGAAGATAATTAGAAGGTTAAATGAGTTAGCAAGTGATGATTGTGTTGTATTATCTTGTTTAAATGCTCCTGAACTTGATACAACTTTTATAAAAAATATATTTGAAGAAAATGCTTTGGATTTTAAATTTGTAAAAAGATTAGATAATCTGGAAAATTTCCCTTCAAATGATGATGAAAAGAGTTTAAAAAATTTGATATTTAAAAAGGAAAATAATGGTTGA
- a CDS encoding OFA family MFS transporter, producing MIEKNRWLMALAAVGVHICIGSVYAWSVYVKPIQEQLSWSLTDVTISFSIAIFFLGLSAALMGKFVEKNGPRVAALIAASLFGLGTIGSGLAIMMESKLLLYFFYGVLGGCGLGIGYISPVSTLVRWFPDKRGMATGLAIMGFGFASAIWGPTIKILIEKVGIASTFFILGIIYFVVMFLSALYLQKPEEGYMPKKFKKKVEEGKKKIKEDLANLSLKEAIKTPRFYGLWIMLFINITCGIAIIGVASPLLQEVVGISAIAAAAAVGLMGIFNGAGRILWASISDIITRPAVYVIFFATQIVAFYMLPSITEIVLFQFVLYFIMTCYGGGFASIPAYIGDIFGTKELGAIHGYILTAWAAAGLVGPLIISIVKDMTGSYAQTLYVFAGFFIIALIVSILMIFNIKKIKKENI from the coding sequence ATGATTGAGAAAAATCGTTGGTTGATGGCTTTAGCTGCTGTTGGTGTACATATTTGTATTGGTTCTGTTTATGCATGGAGTGTATATGTTAAACCTATTCAAGAACAATTATCTTGGAGTTTAACTGATGTAACTATCTCTTTTAGTATTGCAATATTCTTTTTAGGATTATCTGCTGCACTTATGGGGAAATTTGTTGAAAAAAATGGACCAAGAGTTGCTGCTTTAATAGCTGCTTCACTTTTTGGTTTAGGAACAATTGGTTCAGGTCTTGCAATAATGATGGAATCAAAACTTCTTTTATACTTTTTTTATGGAGTATTAGGTGGTTGTGGATTAGGAATAGGATATATTTCTCCTGTATCAACACTTGTTAGATGGTTTCCTGATAAAAGAGGTATGGCTACTGGTTTGGCTATTATGGGATTTGGTTTTGCATCTGCAATTTGGGGACCTACAATCAAAATCCTAATCGAAAAAGTTGGGATTGCAAGTACCTTTTTTATCTTAGGTATTATCTATTTTGTAGTAATGTTTTTATCTGCTTTATATCTTCAAAAACCAGAAGAGGGTTATATGCCTAAAAAGTTTAAGAAAAAAGTAGAAGAGGGTAAAAAGAAAATAAAAGAAGATTTAGCTAATTTAAGTCTAAAAGAAGCTATAAAAACACCAAGATTTTATGGACTTTGGATTATGTTATTTATTAATATCACTTGTGGTATCGCAATTATTGGTGTAGCATCTCCACTTTTACAAGAGGTTGTTGGTATTTCAGCTATTGCTGCAGCTGCAGCTGTTGGACTTATGGGAATATTTAATGGTGCAGGAAGAATTCTTTGGGCATCTATTTCTGATATTATAACTAGACCTGCTGTTTATGTAATCTTTTTTGCAACACAAATTGTAGCTTTTTATATGTTACCTTCAATTACTGAGATTGTATTATTTCAGTTTGTTTTATATTTTATTATGACTTGTTATGGGGGAGGATTTGCTTCAATCCCTGCATATATTGGTGATATTTTTGGAACAAAAGAGTTAGGTGCTATTCATGGATATATTTTAACAGCTTGGGCTGCAGCTGGACTTGTTGGACCTTTAATTATCTCTATTGTAAAAGATATGACAGGAAGTTATGCTCAAACATTATATGTATTTGCAGGATTTTTTATAATAGCATTAATTGTATCAATTCTAATGATTTTTAATATCAAAAAAATCAAAAAAGAGAATATATAA
- a CDS encoding RDD family protein, with protein sequence MEEYEYAGFWVRVAASIIDTIILAMLTLPITMMIYGDSMWENESFIMGPADFLINYVLPALAVILFWLYKSATPGKMILKLKVLNSEDGQALSVGQAIVRYLGYFIAMIPLFIGIIWVGFDKRKQGWHDKLAKTVVVRNKKIM encoded by the coding sequence ATGGAAGAATATGAATATGCAGGTTTTTGGGTAAGGGTTGCAGCATCAATAATTGATACAATTATATTAGCAATGTTAACACTACCAATAACTATGATGATTTATGGTGATTCAATGTGGGAAAATGAATCTTTTATAATGGGACCAGCAGATTTTTTAATAAACTATGTTTTGCCAGCTCTTGCTGTAATATTATTTTGGCTTTATAAATCTGCAACTCCAGGGAAAATGATTCTTAAATTAAAAGTTCTTAATTCAGAAGATGGACAAGCATTATCTGTTGGACAAGCCATTGTGAGATACTTAGGTTATTTTATAGCAATGATTCCACTTTTTATAGGAATTATTTGGGTAGGCTTTGATAAAAGAAAACAAGGTTGGCATGACAAATTAGCAAAAACAGTTGTTGTAAGAAACAAAAAAATAATGTAA
- a CDS encoding FMN-binding glutamate synthase family protein, which translates to MPKFFKDFIIIGAVIVSILSILNLYFLWLALIFLFLVVLGFYDLKQTKHSLWRNFPVLGRMRWVLEELRPPIRQYFIESDIDGVPINRQQRGVVYRRSKRVQSTIPFGTKLDVYEPGYEWIGHSLKAIKASTLEQNPRVMIGSKDCKKPYASSLLNISAMSFGALSANAVLALGHGAKIGDFALNTGEGGLSRYHLTTNCDLIWQIGTGYFGCRDENGNFHEEKFTQKANNENVKMIELKLSQGAKPGHGGILPANKNTPEIAEDRGVQAHTRVDSPPTHTSFSTPEGLIKFIKKLRDLSGGKPVGFKLSVGRKEEFIDICKAMVSLDIKPDFITVDGGEGGTGAAPLEYTNSVGMPLREALVFVIDCLVGFGLKDDIKVVASGKVLNGMDITKALALGADLCASARGMMLSLGCIQSLQCNKNTCPTGVATQDKRLTRGLVVEDKKQRVANFHELTVESFIEILASAGLDKPSKLNRTHIFRRLDETKYKRYDEIFTPMKAGDLLTEPYPKEYERFMN; encoded by the coding sequence ATGCCTAAATTTTTTAAAGACTTCATCATAATAGGAGCAGTTATTGTTTCTATTTTATCAATACTAAATTTATACTTTTTATGGTTAGCTTTAATCTTTTTATTCTTGGTTGTATTAGGATTCTATGATTTAAAACAAACAAAGCACTCTTTGTGGAGAAACTTTCCAGTTTTAGGTCGTATGAGATGGGTTTTAGAAGAATTAAGACCACCTATTAGGCAATATTTTATCGAATCAGACATTGATGGTGTTCCTATAAACAGACAACAAAGAGGTGTAGTTTACAGAAGATCAAAACGTGTCCAAAGTACAATCCCTTTTGGTACAAAATTAGATGTTTATGAACCAGGATACGAATGGATAGGCCACTCATTAAAAGCTATAAAAGCTTCGACTTTAGAGCAAAATCCAAGGGTAATGATTGGTTCAAAAGATTGTAAAAAACCTTATGCCTCTTCACTTCTAAATATATCTGCTATGAGTTTTGGTGCTTTGAGTGCAAATGCAGTATTAGCTTTAGGGCATGGAGCAAAAATAGGTGATTTTGCTTTAAATACAGGTGAGGGTGGATTAAGTCGTTATCATCTTACTACAAACTGTGATTTAATCTGGCAAATAGGTACTGGATATTTTGGATGTAGAGATGAAAATGGAAACTTCCATGAAGAAAAATTTACCCAAAAAGCAAATAATGAAAATGTAAAAATGATAGAGCTAAAACTTTCACAAGGTGCAAAACCTGGACATGGAGGTATACTTCCAGCTAATAAAAATACACCAGAAATTGCAGAAGATAGAGGTGTTCAGGCACATACAAGAGTTGATTCTCCTCCTACACATACAAGTTTTTCTACACCTGAGGGGTTAATAAAATTTATCAAAAAACTAAGGGATTTAAGTGGTGGAAAACCAGTTGGCTTTAAATTAAGTGTTGGAAGAAAAGAGGAGTTTATAGATATTTGTAAAGCAATGGTGAGTTTGGATATTAAACCTGATTTTATCACTGTTGATGGAGGTGAGGGTGGTACTGGTGCTGCTCCTTTAGAATATACAAATTCTGTAGGTATGCCATTAAGAGAAGCTTTGGTTTTTGTTATTGATTGTTTAGTTGGTTTTGGATTAAAAGATGATATAAAAGTAGTTGCTTCTGGAAAAGTTCTAAATGGTATGGATATAACAAAAGCTTTAGCTCTTGGGGCAGATTTATGTGCAAGTGCTAGGGGTATGATGTTGTCTTTAGGGTGTATTCAATCCCTACAATGCAACAAAAATACTTGCCCAACAGGTGTAGCAACACAAGATAAAAGATTAACTAGAGGTTTAGTTGTAGAAGATAAAAAACAAAGGGTAGCAAATTTTCATGAGTTGACAGTTGAAAGTTTTATTGAGATACTTGCATCTGCTGGGTTAGATAAGCCATCTAAACTAAATAGAACACATATTTTTAGAAGATTAGATGAAACTAAATATAAAAGATATGATGAAATATTTACACCTATGAAAGCTGGAGATTTATTAACAGAGCCTTATCCAAAAGAGTACGAAAGATTTATGAATTAG
- a CDS encoding DUF3592 domain-containing protein, which translates to MQKDMLNFLNNEFYKTMIKNRGVRGFPFSIKSFFAILGSVFLFSIVLNNISEFCLEYETRKAPFYILLSLFILSGVYLLIKSFIPIYFYFISKSWIKIIANINDIYISEVRFVYSIMNGYNVWHPKINYSFKVNGTIYKGNRLSFENEKFEYKLDPNSSSRYHKPNFDFGNWVETKKVEIYYNPKNPNQSVIYRKLNVFSFIVYSFIAILFLLVFSTIFLKFIYYCYIV; encoded by the coding sequence ATGCAAAAAGATATGCTTAATTTTTTAAATAATGAATTTTATAAAACAATGATTAAAAATAGAGGTGTAAGAGGTTTTCCTTTTTCAATTAAAAGTTTTTTTGCAATACTTGGCTCAGTATTTTTATTTTCTATAGTATTAAATAACATTTCTGAATTTTGTTTAGAATACGAGACAAGAAAAGCTCCTTTCTATATACTTTTATCTTTATTTATATTGTCAGGTGTGTATTTATTGATTAAAAGTTTTATTCCAATATACTTTTATTTTATAAGTAAATCATGGATTAAAATTATTGCAAATATTAATGATATTTACATTTCAGAGGTGAGGTTTGTTTATTCAATAATGAACGGTTATAATGTTTGGCATCCAAAAATTAATTATAGTTTTAAAGTTAATGGAACTATCTATAAAGGGAATAGATTATCCTTTGAAAATGAAAAGTTTGAATATAAATTAGATCCTAACAGTAGTTCTAGATATCATAAGCCTAATTTTGATTTTGGGAATTGGGTCGAAACAAAAAAAGTTGAAATTTATTACAATCCTAAAAACCCTAATCAATCAGTTATTTACAGAAAATTGAATGTGTTTAGTTTTATTGTTTATTCATTTATAGCTATTTTATTTTTATTAGTTTTTAGTACAATTTTTTTAAAATTTATCTATTATTGCTATATAGTTTAG
- a CDS encoding DUF262 domain-containing protein: protein MALLKDELEISKIIDILKINLTLPSYQRPYSWSINSCNTLFFDIYEAFNSGIDEYRIGTIILHKENSGKYNIVDGQQRLTTLSILLYSLGNINQKLLKEKYSKLSNNAIILNYRILSKRIKEIDERKIKKFKEYLLKKCTIVKIVTNTEQEAFQFFDSQNSRGKELAPHDLLKSYHLREMKNENEEEKIKIINCWENIKQEYLYDLFKNYLYPLINWYKRKDGLGYSSSKINYFKGIKGANNYNYSIYHKASNLYIEQINSNGVNELISSNCINQFQLTQPLIAGRRFFNYSLHYGKLLEKIQEQINHLHEKSTIPSKRSGDIYIKQLYECSLLFYADRFGLENLSSYVMHLLYSWCYSLRLTMNAVYQQTINKYAKGQHDRVNLGIDMFTKINEMSDPEELKMILLTKPDIHKNNKSKYKAIYEFIFDWNGWKK from the coding sequence ATGGCATTATTAAAAGATGAATTAGAAATTTCAAAAATAATAGATATACTTAAAATAAATTTAACTTTACCTTCATATCAAAGACCATATAGTTGGAGTATAAACTCTTGTAATACTTTATTTTTTGATATATATGAAGCATTTAATAGTGGTATTGATGAATATCGTATTGGGACTATTATTTTACATAAAGAAAATTCTGGAAAATATAATATTGTTGATGGGCAACAAAGGCTTACTACATTATCAATTCTTCTTTATTCGTTAGGAAATATAAATCAAAAACTTTTAAAAGAAAAATATAGCAAACTTTCAAATAATGCAATTATTCTAAATTATAGAATTCTATCAAAACGAATCAAGGAAATAGATGAAAGAAAAATCAAAAAATTTAAAGAATATCTTTTAAAGAAATGTACCATAGTAAAGATAGTCACAAATACAGAACAAGAAGCATTTCAATTTTTTGATTCACAAAATTCACGAGGAAAAGAACTTGCTCCTCATGATTTACTAAAATCTTACCATCTAAGAGAAATGAAAAATGAAAATGAAGAAGAAAAAATTAAAATTATTAATTGTTGGGAAAATATTAAACAAGAATATTTATATGATTTATTTAAAAACTATCTGTATCCATTAATAAATTGGTATAAAAGAAAAGATGGTCTTGGTTATTCTTCAAGTAAAATTAATTATTTTAAAGGGATAAAAGGGGCAAATAATTATAATTATTCTATATATCACAAAGCTAGCAATTTATATATAGAACAAATCAATTCAAATGGAGTAAATGAATTAATTTCATCAAATTGCATTAATCAATTTCAATTAACACAACCCTTAATTGCAGGAAGAAGATTTTTTAATTATTCACTTCATTATGGAAAATTATTAGAGAAAATACAGGAGCAAATCAATCATTTACATGAAAAAAGTACAATTCCAAGTAAACGCTCAGGTGACATCTATATTAAACAGTTATACGAATGCTCTTTATTATTCTATGCCGATAGATTTGGGCTTGAAAATTTAAGCTCTTACGTAATGCATTTACTTTATTCATGGTGTTATTCATTACGATTAACGATGAATGCTGTATATCAGCAAACAATTAATAAATATGCAAAGGGCCAACATGATAGAGTAAATTTGGGGATTGATATGTTTACAAAAATAAATGAAATGTCAGACCCAGAAGAATTGAAAATGATTTTACTTACAAAGCCTGATATTCATAAAAATAATAAAAGTAAGTACAAAGCAATATATGAATTTATCTTTGACTGGAATGGATGGAAAAAATGA
- a CDS encoding aldo/keto reductase, with protein MLSKYSFGTYRTTYQNPLHKEALAFALDNGITHIDTSSNYMHGEAEILIGQMLENRNREDFTIVTKGGYIQGELLKQAQNGYEIDELVKYDQDCYHSISQSFIDQEIHNSLKRLKTDYIDVYLLHNPEYYLMKEIKAGMSEEQILHHHKIMQVRIKNAFALLEQRVKDGKIKAYGISSNSFSKKRSDIHFLEYKHLIGYAKELAGENHNFKVIQLPMNMFEHDGINAAKWAHENGLEVHVNRPLNAIYKDDMIRLASYSECINYDTLLSQVREIPNDAFQEALEQLLGIENEYRWAGDVDDIVEYQVIPYIVNTIQLDPIYFQLVDNFLDGYKNNVKSKISKKVSEELEIKEPIDLYALKYLEEQEFVTRILVGMRDKRYVQKVLAYNGVEVKKK; from the coding sequence ATGCTATCAAAATATTCATTTGGAACTTACAGAACAACATATCAAAATCCCCTACATAAAGAAGCTCTAGCATTTGCACTTGACAATGGTATCACACATATTGATACCTCTTCAAACTATATGCATGGTGAAGCAGAGATTTTAATAGGACAAATGTTAGAAAATAGAAATAGAGAAGATTTTACAATTGTTACTAAAGGTGGTTACATACAAGGTGAACTTTTAAAACAAGCTCAAAATGGATATGAGATTGATGAGTTGGTTAAATACGACCAAGATTGTTATCACTCAATCTCTCAATCGTTTATAGACCAAGAGATTCACAATAGTTTAAAAAGACTAAAAACAGACTATATTGATGTTTATTTACTTCACAATCCAGAGTATTACCTGATGAAAGAGATTAAAGCAGGTATGAGTGAAGAGCAGATTTTACACCATCACAAAATCATGCAAGTAAGAATCAAAAATGCTTTTGCCCTACTTGAACAAAGAGTAAAAGATGGGAAAATAAAAGCTTATGGTATCAGTTCAAACTCATTTTCAAAAAAAAGAAGTGATATTCACTTTTTAGAATATAAACATCTAATTGGTTACGCAAAAGAGTTAGCAGGAGAAAACCATAACTTTAAAGTAATACAACTTCCTATGAATATGTTTGAACACGATGGAATCAATGCAGCCAAATGGGCACACGAAAATGGTCTAGAAGTTCATGTAAACAGACCCCTAAATGCTATTTATAAAGATGATATGATAAGACTTGCAAGTTATAGTGAGTGTATCAATTATGACACTCTTTTAAGTCAAGTAAGAGAGATACCAAATGATGCTTTCCAAGAAGCTTTAGAACAACTTCTAGGTATAGAAAATGAATACAGATGGGCAGGAGATGTGGATGATATAGTTGAGTATCAAGTTATCCCGTATATTGTAAATACAATCCAACTAGACCCTATATATTTCCAACTAGTTGATAACTTTTTAGATGGTTATAAAAACAATGTAAAATCAAAAATCTCTAAAAAAGTTAGTGAAGAGTTAGAGATAAAAGAGCCTATAGATTTATATGCTTTAAAATACTTAGAAGAGCAAGAGTTTGTTACAAGAATACTTGTGGGTATGAGGGATAAGAGGTATGTTCAAAAGGTGTTGGCTTATAATGGTGTAGAGGTGAAGAAAAAATAG
- a CDS encoding DUF262 domain-containing HNH endonuclease family protein yields MTDDLIIIPVSDIFVNNNYIIPIYQRNYAWLEVQIEQLIEDIESSIYNNDKSYFLGNLIVNQANNNLYQVIDGQQRLTTLYLLQKYLGLEFPKESLRFEARENSNRTLSSIGSEINYLSEELLTQEILTGFKIIENYFKNQTINKDNFLQKLKQVFLILVQVPQNIDLNHYFEIMNTRGEQLELHEIAKAKLLDALKNKDDQTIASMIWEKCSDINSYVQMNFDIKVRKKIFTEDWSSIHKSISDFDSLKNRISIDDTSMDKKLLHDILKENKIIDNSSINFEYENEHFESTISFPNFLLQVNAVIEKSIEDETSLDDKFFLKKLSWAWETPTKAKEFIFKLLECRVLFDKYILKREFARDYKETGKWSLQRLEKYHDNKKNSDKPKYVGTLVNEVIDNKRLRTLQSCLRITYTSPKTMHWITLVLSNLLKKEDTNITILLENYCKKKVKNSNYQNSSGFGVKRIVFTYLDYLIYRDGYSLYNKKIVVSLQDDWQFQFRSSIEHFHPQNPTEIRYWEQDDLNSFGNLALITVWGNSKFSNLPPVGKINSYPSIINQSPKLIIMEEMTKFDDEGWTEDKAKKHKNEMFTILDNEINKSYKNIS; encoded by the coding sequence ATGACAGATGATTTAATTATAATTCCTGTCTCTGATATTTTTGTTAACAATAACTATATTATACCGATTTATCAGCGTAATTATGCATGGCTTGAAGTACAAATTGAGCAGTTGATTGAGGATATTGAAAGCTCTATTTATAATAATGACAAAAGCTATTTCTTAGGAAATTTGATTGTTAACCAAGCAAATAATAATTTATATCAAGTGATTGATGGTCAACAACGATTAACTACACTGTATCTTCTTCAAAAATATTTAGGCCTTGAATTTCCAAAAGAATCTTTACGATTTGAAGCACGTGAAAACTCAAATCGTACTCTTTCTTCAATCGGATCTGAAATTAATTATTTAAGTGAAGAATTATTAACACAAGAAATTTTAACTGGATTTAAAATAATTGAAAATTATTTTAAAAATCAGACAATTAATAAAGATAATTTTCTTCAGAAATTAAAACAAGTATTTCTCATTCTAGTACAAGTTCCACAAAATATTGATCTAAATCATTACTTCGAAATTATGAATACTCGTGGAGAACAATTAGAATTACATGAAATAGCTAAAGCTAAATTATTAGATGCACTTAAAAATAAAGATGATCAGACAATTGCATCAATGATTTGGGAAAAATGTTCAGATATAAATTCCTATGTACAAATGAATTTTGACATTAAAGTACGTAAAAAAATATTTACTGAAGATTGGAGTAGTATTCATAAATCAATCTCTGATTTTGATTCATTAAAAAATAGAATTTCAATAGATGATACATCAATGGATAAAAAATTATTACATGATATTCTAAAGGAAAATAAAATAATAGATAATTCTTCCATAAATTTTGAATATGAAAATGAGCACTTTGAGTCAACTATTTCATTTCCTAACTTTTTATTGCAAGTAAATGCAGTTATCGAAAAATCAATTGAAGATGAAACTAGTCTTGATGATAAATTTTTTCTTAAAAAACTATCATGGGCGTGGGAAACACCTACTAAAGCAAAAGAATTCATATTTAAATTATTAGAATGTCGGGTTTTATTTGATAAATATATATTAAAACGTGAATTTGCTAGAGACTATAAAGAAACAGGAAAATGGTCATTACAACGTTTAGAGAAATATCATGATAATAAAAAAAATAGTGATAAACCTAAATATGTTGGAACTTTAGTAAATGAAGTAATTGATAATAAAAGACTAAGAACCCTTCAATCTTGCTTACGAATAACTTATACATCACCGAAAACTATGCATTGGATTACATTAGTTTTATCAAATTTATTAAAAAAAGAAGATACTAACATAACAATCTTATTAGAAAATTATTGTAAAAAGAAAGTTAAAAATTCTAATTATCAAAATAGTAGTGGTTTTGGAGTAAAACGAATTGTATTTACTTATCTAGATTATTTAATTTATCGAGATGGCTATTCTTTGTATAACAAAAAAATTGTAGTATCCCTACAAGATGATTGGCAATTTCAATTTAGAAGTTCTATTGAGCATTTTCATCCTCAAAATCCGACAGAGATAAGATATTGGGAACAAGATGATCTAAACAGTTTTGGTAATTTAGCCTTAATAACAGTTTGGGGGAATTCGAAGTTTTCTAATTTACCACCTGTTGGTAAAATTAATTCTTATCCCAGTATTATTAATCAAAGTCCAAAACTAATAATTATGGAAGAAATGACAAAATTTGATGATGAAGGATGGACAGAAGATAAGGCAAAAAAACATAAAAACGAAATGTTCACTATCCTCGATAATGAAATTAATAAAAGTTATAAGAATATAAGTTAG
- a CDS encoding cysteine-rich CWC family protein, with amino-acid sequence MVDSRVCPFCKEENKCEAHIPNNDCWCNHIKVPLELRELIPTEFRMKACICKNCVMLFKEDKELFLKKYSK; translated from the coding sequence ATGGTTGATTCAAGAGTTTGTCCTTTTTGTAAAGAAGAAAATAAATGTGAAGCTCATATCCCAAATAATGACTGCTGGTGTAATCATATTAAGGTTCCCCTTGAGTTAAGAGAGTTAATACCCACTGAGTTTAGGATGAAAGCATGTATTTGTAAAAATTGTGTAATGCTTTTTAAAGAAGATAAAGAATTGTTTTTAAAAAAATACTCTAAATAA